In the Meiothermus sp. Pnk-1 genome, TAAGCCCCGTTGCGTGGCTTGCTCGAGCGCCCAATCCACCCGCGCGAAGAATTTCGGATCGATGGGGTAGGGTGGGGTCTTGCTGGCGTGGTAGGTCCAGCTCACGGGCAGGCGGATGTGGTTGAAGCCGGCCTGCTTGACCAGGTCAAAAAATCCGGGCTCGAGCACCATGCCCCAGTCCCCCTCGTTGGGGGCCTCGAGGGCGTTGCCGAAATTGACTCCCCGACCCAGGAGGCGGTTGGCCTCAAAGGCATCGCTCGCCAAGGTCGCCGATGGGCTGCAACCCAGCAGGGCTAGGGCCAGTAGGGCGGTGAGCCACCGACGGGGCGCCATGGCTAGGCACGGCGCTGGGCGCCGGTGTTGATCGAAGCCGCCGGGGTCCCTGCGCCCGCTAGGCGGGCAAACTCCTTGGGATCCACGGCACGGCTCTGGCCCATCTCGTAGGTGATCAGCTTGCGCTTGTACAGATCGGCCAGGCAGGCGTCCATGGTGATCATGTTGTACTGGCCGCCGGTCTGGATCACCGAGACCAGCTGGTGGCTCTTGCCCTCGCGGATCAACGCCCGCACCGCTGGGGTGGCGATCATCAACTCGTAGGCCAGCACCCGGCCTCCGCCGAACGCCTTGGGCAGTAGCTGCTGGGTCATCACCGCGACCAGGTTGTTGGCGAGCTGAACCCGCACCTGCTCCTGCTGGGCTTCGGGAAAGACGTCGATGATGCGGTCTATGGTCTCGGGGGCGGAGTTGGTGTGCAAGGTGCCCATCACCAAGTGGCCGGTTTCGGCGGCGGTGATGGCGGCGGAGATGGTTTCGTAATCGCGCATCTCTCCCACCAGAATGACGTCCGGGGCTTGGCGTAGCACGCTTCGTAGCGCTTTGTGGAAACCGTGGGTATCCGAGCCGATCTCGCGCTGATTGATGATGCTGGTTTTATGGCGGTGGAAGAACTCGATGGGGTCTTCGATGGTCACGATGTGGGCGCGGCGGCGCTCGTTGATGTAGTCGATCATCGAGGCCAGGGTGGTGGACTTGCCCGACCCGGTCGGGCCGGTGACCAGGAGCAGCCCCCGCGGGGTGAGGGCCAGCTCGCCGATATTTTTGGGTAGCCCCAGCTCCTCGAAACTCTTGACCACGCTGGGAACCACCCGCAACACCCCGCCTACGCTACCCCGTTGCAAGAACACGTTGACCCGGTAGCGACCCTTAGCAGGGAGGCTGAAGGAAAAGTCCAGCTCCTTTTCCTCTTCAAAGTGCCGCTGCTGCTTTTCGTCCATCAGCGCATACATCAGGCGGCGGGTGTCTTGGGGGGTAAGGGCCTCGTGCTCGGTGGGGTGGAACTCCCCGTCGATCTTGACCATGGGGGGAAGCCCCACCGTGATCACCAAGTCTGAAGCGTTGCGGTCTACTGCTAGGGTGAGCAGGTCTACGATATCGGGCGCTTTAGCCATAACCTTTCCTCGCTAGGGGCTGGATCATTCGATGGTGCGGGCCAGCACTTCCTCGAGCGTGGTGATGCCCATGAAGGCTTTTTGAATGCCGTCTTCGCGCAGGGTGGCCATCCCGGTTTTGCGGGCTATATCCTTGACCTCGGAAGCCGACTTCCCGGCCACGATGGCGGCGCGAATTTCCTCGTTGACCACCATCAGCTCGTGGATGGCGGCCCGGCCTTTGTAGCCGGTGCCGTTGCAGCGCTCGCAGCCCACACCCCGGTAGAGCTTTTTGCCGCGGATGTCGGCGTCGCTCATCTCGAGGCGGCGCAGCACCTGGGGATCGGGCTCGACCTCGGTTTTGCAGTGCTCGCACACCCGGCGCACCAAGCGCTGGGCCAGCACCCCTACCAGCGCGGCGGAGATGTTGAAGAGTTCAACCCCCATCTCCTCGAGGCGGGTGACCGCTCCGGCGGCGTCGTTGGTGTGCAAGGTGGCGATGACCAAGTGGCCGGTGA is a window encoding:
- a CDS encoding type IV pilus twitching motility protein PilT, with amino-acid sequence MAKAPDIVDLLTLAVDRNASDLVITVGLPPMVKIDGEFHPTEHEALTPQDTRRLMYALMDEKQQRHFEEEKELDFSFSLPAKGRYRVNVFLQRGSVGGVLRVVPSVVKSFEELGLPKNIGELALTPRGLLLVTGPTGSGKSTTLASMIDYINERRRAHIVTIEDPIEFFHRHKTSIINQREIGSDTHGFHKALRSVLRQAPDVILVGEMRDYETISAAITAAETGHLVMGTLHTNSAPETIDRIIDVFPEAQQEQVRVQLANNLVAVMTQQLLPKAFGGGRVLAYELMIATPAVRALIREGKSHQLVSVIQTGGQYNMITMDACLADLYKRKLITYEMGQSRAVDPKEFARLAGAGTPAASINTGAQRRA